In Paramormyrops kingsleyae isolate MSU_618 chromosome 11, PKINGS_0.4, whole genome shotgun sequence, the genomic window GTGCAAATGACACTTTTGACGTGGCAACAAACCTGGTAGCTGTTTTGGATTTACTTGAGGTGCTTGTTGCCGTAAGACTCAATCTGAAGATCTGCTCATTGAGCCAGAGGCTGGTCTTCCAGCAGCCATCCGTGGCCCTGCAGGTGATCTGTTCCCCCGTTCACTACCTTGTGCAAAAGAGGACGCTTCTGCTCTTGAAGGCATGCCTGCTCTTAAAGACAGGAGATGACTTTATGACAGGAGGGGCGGAGCTTTCGCTAAATGGggatggtcacatgacctccgACATCCTGGCTCTGGCAAATGCAGTGCTGAATTCGGTGGCTGCTGGTTGGCTGCTGCGTGTCCCAGTGAGCAGCAAAGCTGCCTACTTTGGTGGAAACAGTCTGTTGAGTCGTTCTGGACCGGATTTTGTAATGCTAAGGTCGACAAGCCTGGTGCTACTCAAATCTCTGGAATACAGAATCCTATATGAAAAGGAGGAAGGTAATTAtgtatgcagattttttttttagtttaatgTTTAGAGACTTTTTGAATGACAAAAAATTGAAGAATATGATTTTTGATATTCATGAATCATACAGTAGGGGGCGATATTTACTAAAAATTGACAAGCCTTTGTGCATTTTCACTATTTGTGCTGATCCATAACTATTTTCAGATTGCTTTTTGGGTTTAAATATGGATGACATGGATGCTTTACCTGTGGTGGGAGCTATGGACTCCCTCTTTCACTAGTCTTTCTGTCACAGCAGGTCTGGATCCTGCTGTGGGTCCCCAGTCCTACTTGCATTCTCTGATGCTTTTTGTGAACCAGCACCTTTCCGGGGCGTGGTTGCTGGGCCACTCCTGCGCCTGGGTCTCCGTGGTGTTTGGGGAGCAGGATGACGACATGTTCGAGGCGGCCAGGATTGTACTGAGCTTGTATTTACATCAGAGGGGGTGCGTTCCTAATATTTTCATTGGTCTTTGGTGCATGGGGTGGGAAACTTAACATACACTACCATAAATAGTTTTACACCATATCCATGTGTGAAGATCCATGTGTGAAGTCGTGCTAACAGATTATCCCTGGACTTGTCTGCAGGTCGAGCGGAATCTCAAACCCGGCGGCTTGTGACACCGGCTGCAACCCTCACTGTTGCTTCATCTATCTGCTCAGAAGCATCGCATTCGACCACAGCGTCCTCCTTGACTTTCTCATCTCCACGGAAACCTGCTTCCTGGATTATTTTGTGAGATATCTGAAGCTGCTGAGAGACACCTGGGAGGACTTTGAGCTCGCCTGCCAGTGCATCGAGGCCCGGGAGCCAGTGATGGAGGCGAAGGCTGCCACATGTGGAAGTGAAACGCTGGCAGCTGTTGATGGCAGTATGGCCTCGGTGGGCTGTCCCAAGGCGGCAGGTATCCCCCTTAATTGGGGTGGGGCTTCAGGTAGCTGGGCTACACCTTCAGTTGGTGGAGCCACCCAGGCCTTACTCCGCCCTTTAGTGAACTACGCTAGCTCAGATGAATCTGACTCAGAAGTGCCAAGTGCTCACTGTGTCCCAATTGTTGGGAACATGACCTCCCATCCCCTGGAGTTTAGCAAAGTGGGCGGTTGCTCTGTGGGTCTTCATGACCGCATACAGGATGAGGTGCAAGAGGATCAGTCGACAACTCCTAGGATGTGCAGGAGGGCAGCCACGTGCCTGACTGAACTGGGCAAAGTTATCTTCAGGCTCCGAAAACGAAAACTGTTCCCCTACAAGCCTGACTCGCTCCTGAAACTGCTAACGGGGATCGGGGCTAATCTGGAACGGCATTCTGATAAAGCCCCTTTGGACTCCTGTCCCTGCGATACCAGCGTGAACATTTTGTCGGACAATCAGTAGTATCCACTAGATAAGACATCAGCTGATGTTTTTATCTTAATCTGGTGTGTTGAATTAATGACAAAGTGCAAtaatatgtttaataaatggagCCTTGACATTTGGTTACCATGGCAAAATACATTTTACTGCTCTGACTACTTTTgataaaaagtaataaatatttttttgtatcacaattgtgtgtgtggggggaggtggAATTGGTGTTTACATGTATACATAAATTCAATGCAGGATTTGTACGGTAAGCAAAAGCTTTGTTTTGTACACAATATTTTGTGTTGAAAACACCACAGGACGACTGTGTCCATCCATCAGACACATGGCCATATACACTACTCACAGTAAGTTAGGGATATTGTGAGAGACTTAGTGGATGTCATACATACGGTGTTTGTTTCACTTCAGACATTTTTGGGATAGGGAGGCAATTGTATTGGGGTGATAGACAcacctcattttgtgttttccatGTAATGCTCTCATTGTGTACAGGTGTGCCTTAAATTGGGGCCAATACCAAAAGACAACCCTTTTCAATGTGGCATCAATTTCAACATTCAAACAGCCATGAACACACGACGTCACTTAAGGGACGAGCAGCGCCACCTGGCCATGGTCACGCCTTCGGGTCGGTGGCAGGCAGTCAGATGTTGCTCGTGAACTTGGTGTGTCTCAAAGTGTCATCAGCAGACTTGCATCATGACACAGAACTACTGACAGAGTTCATGACAGACCCAAGAGTGGAGCCCCACGAGTGACAGACCGCAACTATGACCAGTACCTATGCACTCAGACATCGTCATGCAACTGCCACACAGCTGCAGGCCTGTTTACGAGATGCGAGGGGTACTAGGGT contains:
- the lins1 gene encoding protein Lines homolog 1 isoform X3 gives rise to the protein MFTHKKDALEQLVISLDPVFPGLYSGILTWIEREPAKPVSCANDTFDVATNLVAVLDLLEVLVAVRLNLKICSLSQRLVFQQPSVALQVICSPVHYLVQKRTLLLLKACLLLKTGDDFMTGGAELSLNGDGHMTSDILALANAVLNSVAAGWLLRVPVSSKAAYFGGNSLLSRSGPDFVMLRSTSLVLLKSLEYRILYEKEEAGLDPAVGPQSYLHSLMLFVNQHLSGAWLLGHSCAWVSVVFGEQDDDMFEAARIVLSLYLHQRGSSGISNPAACDTGCNPHCCFIYLLRSIAFDHSVLLDFLISTETCFLDYFVRYLKLLRDTWEDFELACQCIEAREPVMEAKAATCGSETLAAVDGSMASVGCPKAAGIPLNWGGASGSWATPSVGGATQALLRPLVNYASSDESDSEVPSAHCVPIVGNMTSHPLEFSKVGGCSVGLHDRIQDEVQEDQSTTPRMCRRAATCLTELGKVIFRLRKRKLFPYKPDSLLKLLTGIGANLERHSDKAPLDSCPCDTSVNILSDNQ
- the lins1 gene encoding protein Lines homolog 1 isoform X1, which produces MDMFFILQDVHKCLLAGKRPTKGSHEVASMLCSVICESWPETCLLCQTAGSCEHENSNYQTLSARFHPCTNGEGQKRKEIVCFALSLLGSTSTKLLSGSQSDQTRLYCKEVLINALEDFSLSSKLVTFFGVQDRLLSHFAVRCISSVILFQLHESNSLDSVWQERYIQILQNPHPDNETVCSLLTITTVIKGVLTGMFTHKKDALEQLVISLDPVFPGLYSGILTWIEREPAKPVSCANDTFDVATNLVAVLDLLEVLVAVRLNLKICSLSQRLVFQQPSVALQVICSPVHYLVQKRTLLLLKACLLLKTGDDFMTGGAELSLNGDGHMTSDILALANAVLNSVAAGWLLRVPVSSKAAYFGGNSLLSRSGPDFVMLRSTSLVLLKSLEYRILYEKEEAGLDPAVGPQSYLHSLMLFVNQHLSGAWLLGHSCAWVSVVFGEQDDDMFEAARIVLSLYLHQRGSSGISNPAACDTGCNPHCCFIYLLRSIAFDHSVLLDFLISTETCFLDYFVRYLKLLRDTWEDFELACQCIEAREPVMEAKAATCGSETLAAVDGSMASVGCPKAAGIPLNWGGASGSWATPSVGGATQALLRPLVNYASSDESDSEVPSAHCVPIVGNMTSHPLEFSKVGGCSVGLHDRIQDEVQEDQSTTPRMCRRAATCLTELGKVIFRLRKRKLFPYKPDSLLKLLTGIGANLERHSDKAPLDSCPCDTSVNILSDNQ
- the lins1 gene encoding protein Lines homolog 1 isoform X2 encodes the protein MDMFFILQDVHKCLLAGKRPTKGSHEVASMLCSVICESWPETCLLCQTAGSCEHENSNYQTLSARFHPCTNGEGQKRKEIVCFALSLLGSTSTKLLSGSQSDQTRLYCKEVLINALEDFSLSSKLVTFFGVQDRLLSHFAVRCISSVILFQLHESNSLDSVWQERYIQILQNPHPDNETVCSLLTITTVIKGVLTGMFTHKKDALEQLVISLDPVFPGLYSGILTWIEREPAKPVSCANDTFDVATNLVAVLDLLEVLVAVRLNLKICSLSQRLVFQQPSVALQVICSPVHYLVQKRTLLLLKACLLLKTGDDFMTGGAELSLNGDGHMTSDILALANAVLNSVAAGWLLRVPVSSKAAYFGGNSLLSRSGPDFVMLRSTSLVLLKSLEYRILYEKEEGLDPAVGPQSYLHSLMLFVNQHLSGAWLLGHSCAWVSVVFGEQDDDMFEAARIVLSLYLHQRGSSGISNPAACDTGCNPHCCFIYLLRSIAFDHSVLLDFLISTETCFLDYFVRYLKLLRDTWEDFELACQCIEAREPVMEAKAATCGSETLAAVDGSMASVGCPKAAGIPLNWGGASGSWATPSVGGATQALLRPLVNYASSDESDSEVPSAHCVPIVGNMTSHPLEFSKVGGCSVGLHDRIQDEVQEDQSTTPRMCRRAATCLTELGKVIFRLRKRKLFPYKPDSLLKLLTGIGANLERHSDKAPLDSCPCDTSVNILSDNQ